One window of the Montipora foliosa isolate CH-2021 chromosome 4, ASM3666993v2, whole genome shotgun sequence genome contains the following:
- the LOC138000923 gene encoding uncharacterized protein, whose product MEDLAKMERGINQSSTSIPTSSQEVKVGANAQKRREQLVQDVLKSDESVKFYTGIPSLSCFMLLVNTLLPYAGKMKYWEKNKRQKSYYQNDPEKEKPGRKRDVGLKEEFILVLLRLKLGLMERHLADMFAVSVSTVSRIYMTWVRFLALTFNGSLLCWPSKQEIKGKQLSRKARKETSSIAKVRIHVERAIERLKEFKTFHGNIPLASLKLIDQEVIVCASLCNLLPPLAK is encoded by the exons ATGGAAGACCTCGCCAAAATGGAAAGGGGAATAAATCAGTCTTCGACTTCAATCCCAACCTCCAGCCAAGAAGTTAAAGTTGGCGCCAATGCTCAAAAAAGAAGAGAGCAATTGGTTCAAGACGTGTTGAAAAGCGATGAATCTGTAAAATTTTATACAGGCATTCCGTCACTATCGTGTTTCATGCTTCTCGTCAATACCCTCCTTCCGTATGCAGGAAAAATGAAGTATTGGGAAAAGAACAAGCGTCAGAAATCCTACTACCAGAATGATCCTGAGAAGGAAAAACCAGGGCGAAAACGCGATGTTGGATTGAAAGAGGAGTTTATTCTTGTTCTGTTGCGGCTGAAACTAGGTCTAATGGAAAGGCACCTTGCCGACATGTTCGCAGTTTCTGTCAGTACAGTTAGTCGGATCTATATGACATGGGTTCGCTTTTTAGCTCTGACTTTTAACGGTTCACTCCTTTGCTGGCCATCAAAACAGGAAATTAAG GGTAAACAATTGTCAAGAAAGGCTCGCAAAGAAACAAGTTCAATCGCAAAAGTGAGGATACATGTTGAGAGAGCAATTGAGAGGTTGAAAGAATTCAAAACTTTCCATGGAAACATCCCATTAGCATCTTTAAAGTTAATTGACCAGGAGGTCATTGTGTGTGCTTCATTATGTAATCTTCTTCCTCCTTTAGCCAAGTAG
- the LOC137998845 gene encoding QRFP-like peptide receptor has translation MTNDSHHKTCIALLTVLSIEAVAIVTMNALTIIIYLKERILRKRSMYLVISLAVSDMFVTYSLIFMILFLGNVCNFWKINLHRNFAIFITSSLWYFFPAASVANLAAISLERMHATFRPLKHRLIKKKIFGAAVAGVWFTAALSTALVSLPFFLNRSDITSFYHVQASYYLFLFCCLFIMIVSYTSIATKFYCGTHPQLHGAIRRERKLTKTLFIVTIVSLLLVMPFTILRFLFSVTSGEMFESISYETLVHLSYSLDCLLFANSLINPLLYALKMPEFKRALFILLRCRPRSEPVEVIPLNEMA, from the coding sequence ATGACCAATGATTCTCATCACAAAACGTGCATTGCCTTGCTGACAGTACTAAGCATCGAAGCCGTTGCTATAGTGACCATGAATGcccttacaatcattatttacctgaaagagCGAATCCTTCGCAAGCGTAGCATGTACTTGGTGATCAGCCTGGCGGTTTCAGACATGTTTGTTACATACAGCTTGATCTTTATGATTTTGTTCCTGGGTAACGTTTGTAACTTTTGGAAGATTAACCTGCACAGGAACTTTGCGATCTTCATTACTTCAAGTTTGTGGTATTTCTTTCCAGCAGCCTCTGTAGCAAaccttgctgctatttctttggagcggatgcACGCAACTTTTCGTCCACTCAAGCATCGCCTGatcaaaaagaagatatttggagcagctgttgcgggtgtttggtttacagctgccctGTCTACAGCTCTCGTTTCTTTACCATTTTTCCTGAACCGCTCGGATATCACTTCTTTCTATCACGTGCAAGCATCATACTACTTGTTCctattttgttgcctttttatcatgattgtttcttacacgtccatcgctactaaattttactgtggaacgcatcctcagcttcatggtgcaatcagaagagaaagaaaactgaccaagacattgttcattgtaacaattgtatcgttattactagtgatgccatttacaattttaaggtttcttttttctgttaCCTCAGGCGAAATGTTTGAAAGCATTTCTTATGAAACATTGGTGCATTTATCTTATTCCTTAGATTGCTTATTATTCGCAAATTCTcttataaatccattgttatatgcattaaaaatgccagagttcaaaagagctctgtttaTATTATTGCGTTGTAGACCTCGCTCGGAGCCAGTTGAGGTAATTCCTCTTAATGAAATGGCTTGA